A genomic segment from Nicotiana tabacum cultivar K326 chromosome 9, ASM71507v2, whole genome shotgun sequence encodes:
- the LOC107812857 gene encoding zinc finger BED domain-containing protein RICESLEEPER 4-like — protein sequence MAKNIMIDKVIGESGASNSNATSQSQSVQSKAKKQRKKRSVAWEYFDQIIDPEGNQKGVCKHCKREYFADSKDNGTKSLLTHMAKCLKMPLDVAKSQSKLGFNPIPGGNKGDVAVVPWKFDQEQCRKALCRMVIVDELPFSFVEKEGFMNFMKVAQLFFEFLHVEL from the coding sequence ATGGCTAAAAATATCATGATTGATAAGGTGATTGGTGAAAGTGGAGCTTCTAATTCAAATGCCACATCACAATCTCAATCAGTTCAATCGAAagcaaaaaaacaaagaaaaaagaggtCTGTTGCATGGGAATATTTCGACCAAATTATTGATCCGGAAGGAAATCAAAAGGGTGTTTGTAAACATTGCAAAAGAGAATATTTTGCCGATTCAAAAGATAATGGTACGAAATCACTCCTTACACATATGGCCAAGTGTTTAAAAATGCCTTTAGATGTTGCAAAAAGTCAATCAAAACTAGGCTTTAACCCTATTCCGGGGGGTAATAAGGGTGATGTAGCCGTTGTTccttggaaatttgatcaagaacAATGTAGGAAGGCTTTGTGTCGTATGGTGATCGTTGATGAACTTCCTTTCAGCTTTGTTGAAAAGGAAGGTTTTATGAATTTTATGAAAGTTGCACAACTTTTTTTCGAATTCCTTCACGTAGAACTCTGA